In one window of Pedosphaera parvula Ellin514 DNA:
- a CDS encoding glycosyltransferase family 4 protein, protein MRVTHVITRLIVGGAQENTISSVLGLQQRPDLLVDLISGPSTGPEGSLEMCFSSQPKALTTIPELVRPIHPWKDWIAFRKLTNWFHQKQPSIVHTHSGKAGILGRLAAAQAKVPTIIHTIHGPSFGPFQGPASNWMFRQAERRAGRVTTHFVTVADAMRDQYLAAGIGKMEQYTRIFSGFALEPFLSSTNDATIRARWGIAAESIVIGKIGRLFELKGHDDLFSIAPVLVARFPEIKFLLVGDGPWRARFEARAKELNLENSFIFTGLVLPSEIPGLVGIMDLLVHLSLREGLPRALPQALAAARPVIAHDCDGAREVCFNGKTGFLVRPNDHETLIRQILLLVSDEPLRRRLGQQGQDFVRERFGVERMVSDLYALYLQLTTDSRKLKK, encoded by the coding sequence ATGCGTGTTACCCACGTCATCACGAGATTGATAGTGGGTGGAGCCCAGGAGAACACCATTTCCTCGGTGCTCGGGCTTCAGCAACGACCGGATTTACTGGTGGATTTGATTTCCGGACCTTCCACTGGACCTGAAGGATCACTCGAAATGTGCTTTTCCAGCCAGCCAAAAGCTCTAACCACCATCCCCGAATTGGTGCGTCCAATTCATCCCTGGAAGGATTGGATCGCCTTCCGAAAGTTAACGAACTGGTTTCACCAAAAACAGCCTTCAATCGTTCATACTCACAGCGGAAAGGCTGGAATTCTAGGACGGCTTGCCGCCGCTCAGGCAAAGGTTCCAACCATTATTCATACCATCCACGGTCCTTCCTTTGGACCGTTTCAAGGCCCTGCCTCGAATTGGATGTTTCGCCAGGCGGAACGCAGGGCGGGCAGGGTTACGACACATTTTGTAACTGTGGCCGATGCAATGCGTGATCAATATCTCGCGGCGGGCATTGGCAAAATGGAGCAATACACCAGAATTTTCAGCGGCTTTGCCCTGGAACCCTTTTTATCCTCCACAAATGACGCAACCATTCGCGCACGTTGGGGGATTGCTGCCGAGAGTATTGTCATCGGAAAAATTGGACGCTTGTTTGAACTAAAGGGACATGACGATCTTTTTTCGATAGCTCCGGTACTGGTCGCAAGGTTTCCGGAGATTAAGTTTCTTCTGGTTGGAGACGGTCCCTGGCGCGCTCGATTCGAAGCCAGGGCAAAAGAGTTAAACCTGGAGAACAGTTTCATTTTTACCGGACTGGTTCTTCCGTCAGAAATTCCCGGGCTGGTGGGAATAATGGATTTGTTGGTGCATCTCTCCTTGAGAGAAGGTCTGCCCCGGGCTCTTCCTCAGGCTCTCGCAGCCGCGCGCCCGGTAATCGCACACGATTGCGATGGGGCGAGGGAAGTTTGCTTCAACGGTAAAACCGGATTTTTAGTTCGTCCCAATGATCATGAAACTTTAATCAGACAGATACTGCTGCTGGTGAGTGATGAACCATTGAGACGCAGGCTGGGGCAACAAGGACAGGACTTTGTGCGCGAGCGATTCGGCGTTGAACGCATGGTCAGTGATTTATACGCTCTCTACCTGCAACTGACGACCGACAGCCGAAAGCTGAAAAAGTGA
- a CDS encoding MraY family glycosyltransferase has protein sequence MKFPFNVYLATLLGAFLVSIGALPVWRRICIRNGLVDDPGHRKIHGIPIPLAGGLSVLTGILFPLLFGLAVLHARVISFEDVTSLLSYGFNRRITELIVIFVGAIGMIVIGWLDDKFELPPLVKFGGQLVIASLVALANVRITLFIHNTVFSYGITILWILTMINAFNFMDNMNGLCTGLGAIASGYFGIISAIEGQYLVALLALLSLGALLGFLPYNFPKASAFLGDAGSHLVGFLLAVMAILPHFYTPKHPHPWAVLTPLFVLAVPLGDLICVVLIRSSHGQPFYIGDNNHLSHRLVRKGLSHRNAVLLIWALAALIGAVPVLLLLSSG, from the coding sequence GTGAAATTTCCTTTTAACGTGTATCTAGCGACATTGCTGGGCGCCTTCCTGGTTTCCATTGGAGCGCTTCCAGTATGGCGCAGAATCTGCATCCGCAACGGTCTGGTGGATGATCCCGGACATCGTAAAATTCATGGTATCCCCATTCCCCTCGCTGGTGGATTATCCGTGCTGACTGGAATTCTTTTTCCGCTTTTATTCGGCTTGGCGGTTTTGCATGCGCGTGTAATCAGTTTTGAAGACGTAACCAGTCTGTTAAGTTACGGATTTAATCGCCGCATCACGGAATTGATTGTGATATTTGTTGGGGCGATTGGAATGATAGTGATCGGTTGGTTGGATGACAAGTTTGAGCTTCCACCGCTCGTTAAATTCGGTGGACAACTGGTTATTGCCTCGCTGGTGGCCTTGGCGAACGTCCGGATAACGTTATTTATCCATAACACCGTGTTTAGCTATGGCATAACCATTCTGTGGATTCTTACCATGATCAATGCCTTTAATTTCATGGACAACATGAATGGCCTTTGCACGGGACTGGGTGCGATTGCCTCGGGCTACTTCGGAATAATTTCTGCCATCGAAGGTCAGTATCTAGTCGCCCTCCTGGCATTGCTCTCACTGGGCGCATTGCTCGGATTTCTCCCGTACAACTTCCCCAAAGCCAGCGCTTTTCTTGGCGATGCCGGAAGCCATCTTGTGGGATTCCTCCTCGCTGTAATGGCCATCCTGCCGCACTTTTATACCCCAAAACATCCACATCCCTGGGCGGTACTCACGCCGCTTTTTGTTCTGGCGGTTCCACTGGGTGATCTGATTTGCGTGGTCCTGATCCGCTCGAGTCATGGCCAGCCTTTCTACATTGGTGATAACAATCACCTCTCCCATCGTCTGGTGAGGAAAGGATTGAGTCACCGAAACGCAGTCCTGCTCATTTGGGCCCTGGCCGCACTTATAGGAGCGGTGCCTGTGCTGCTGCTGCTAAGTTCAGGTTAA
- a CDS encoding ClcB-like voltage-gated chloride channel protein: MQLSLDTLRQLSSTIHALLRRHWQRALQIREKFRFSEEAFHLVLAGGVGVIGGFVNLVFHYGIDISQQLFLHRSGDIVAVAEKVPPLERLVISTVGALLAGVVLYWGLRLVGKQGSSNILEVVVASDGRLPFRTTIVKAISSLLSIGSGASIGREGAITNLAATFASKWGQLCRWQPYRLRLLVACGAASGISAAYNAPIAGAVFAALIVLGNFSMNLFAPLVFSSVVASMVSRSFFGLKPWYEVTQFDFKSLTQLPWFLLLGIVTGVMGAVFLKMLAWSEEIFKRVPAPVYVRLALGGFFAGCLAMAFPQVWGNGYGITNRILHEQFLNESSPLIFLIGLFLAKLLATLATVGSGAVGGVFTPTLFLGAGLGYIFGAGLHDAGQGMVLPTSVFTLVGMGSMLAATTRSPLLAMIMVFEVSLNYSLMPPLMLACVVSTLMARRLYPDSIYTEPLRKKGLLVNRENLRSGSATEQTVGDLMRAPVPPLRETATLQEIADRFLTSSNNFLPVVDSKYQLIGIVALQDLKEYLNAGAEMGAVIAYDVMRPAPSCVTPDQLLLDTLPIMLSSEQRNVPVVNSLSENRLVGAIVRAEVLGLLSEAIAARGQSKGPSELT, from the coding sequence GTGCAGTTAAGTTTGGATACCTTACGCCAGTTGTCATCGACTATTCACGCATTACTACGTCGACACTGGCAACGCGCCCTGCAGATACGCGAGAAGTTTCGCTTCAGTGAAGAAGCTTTTCATCTCGTTTTGGCTGGCGGCGTGGGTGTAATTGGAGGTTTTGTCAACCTTGTCTTCCATTATGGCATCGACATTTCGCAGCAGCTATTCCTGCATCGCAGCGGCGACATTGTGGCGGTAGCAGAGAAAGTGCCCCCCTTGGAAAGGCTTGTGATTTCAACCGTTGGCGCGTTATTGGCGGGTGTCGTGCTTTACTGGGGACTGCGGTTGGTCGGAAAACAGGGATCGAGCAACATCCTGGAAGTAGTAGTGGCGAGTGACGGCAGGCTGCCGTTTAGGACGACAATTGTTAAAGCCATTTCTTCGCTGCTGAGCATTGGCAGCGGTGCGTCCATCGGGCGAGAGGGCGCCATTACGAATCTGGCCGCCACCTTTGCATCGAAGTGGGGACAATTATGCCGCTGGCAACCTTATCGATTGCGTTTGTTGGTTGCGTGTGGCGCGGCTTCAGGAATTTCTGCTGCCTATAATGCACCGATTGCAGGTGCCGTTTTTGCCGCCCTGATTGTGCTGGGAAATTTCTCAATGAACTTGTTTGCGCCTCTCGTTTTCTCCTCCGTGGTGGCATCCATGGTTTCTCGCAGCTTTTTTGGATTGAAACCATGGTATGAGGTAACCCAGTTTGATTTCAAAAGTTTAACGCAACTACCGTGGTTTCTACTGCTCGGAATTGTAACGGGTGTCATGGGGGCAGTTTTTCTTAAGATGCTGGCATGGAGTGAGGAGATATTTAAAAGAGTTCCGGCGCCGGTATACGTCCGTCTTGCCCTGGGTGGGTTCTTTGCCGGCTGCCTGGCAATGGCATTCCCCCAAGTTTGGGGGAACGGCTATGGAATTACGAACCGGATTCTTCACGAACAGTTCCTGAATGAATCGTCACCGCTCATTTTTCTGATCGGATTGTTCCTTGCGAAACTCCTCGCAACACTTGCCACGGTGGGATCTGGCGCCGTGGGTGGAGTATTTACTCCAACGCTTTTCCTGGGCGCTGGGCTGGGTTATATTTTTGGCGCCGGTCTGCATGATGCGGGACAGGGGATGGTACTGCCGACTTCGGTATTCACTCTGGTGGGGATGGGTAGTATGTTGGCAGCTACAACTCGATCTCCATTGCTCGCGATGATCATGGTTTTCGAGGTTTCATTGAACTATTCTCTGATGCCTCCTCTTATGCTGGCGTGTGTCGTTTCCACATTGATGGCACGGAGGCTTTACCCCGACTCCATCTACACGGAGCCGCTTCGGAAAAAGGGATTGCTGGTGAATCGGGAGAATCTACGGTCGGGTTCGGCGACGGAGCAGACGGTAGGTGATCTGATGCGAGCTCCCGTGCCACCCTTGCGTGAGACGGCAACATTGCAAGAAATCGCTGATCGCTTTCTCACCAGTTCCAACAACTTTCTGCCAGTCGTGGATTCGAAGTATCAACTCATCGGTATAGTGGCTTTGCAGGATCTCAAAGAGTATCTCAATGCTGGAGCGGAGATGGGAGCGGTAATCGCATATGACGTCATGAGGCCTGCTCCCTCATGTGTCACTCCAGATCAACTTCTTTTGGACACGCTTCCCATAATGCTTTCGAGCGAGCAAAGAAACGTTCCGGTGGTAAATTCGTTGTCTGAAAACCGCCTGGTGGGAGCGATAGTCCGGGCTGAAGTTCTCGGCCTCCTTTCAGAAGCCATTGCCGCCAGAGGACAGAGCAAGGGCCCCTCAGAGTTAACCTGA
- the metG gene encoding methionine--tRNA ligase, with the protein MSKCFYITTAIYYVNGEAHLGHAYEMVIADVIARSRRSLGTEVFFLTGLDEHGQKVQQAAQFKGLSPQQYCDELSLIWRTMAQKLELTIDDFVRTTEPRHKEVVQAILSKLNNEGHFYKAAYKGYYSTREETFLTEKDRLPDGNFPASYGEVTELQEENYYFKLKDHQQWLIDYIESTPSFIQPEYRRNEVLGFLKNNTLEDLCITRPINRLNWGIPVPFDTNFVTYVWFDALVNYISIPAAHGDPVVLSALGRTGQGLPLWPADTHVIGKDILKFHSVYWPIMLKAMGLPLPRQLLVHGWWQKDGQKLSKTTGNVVDPLAVVNEWGIDAFRFYVVRELAIGPDGNWTDGGFQARYQAELANGLGNLVNRSLSMLKRYRNGIVPERSDELAPEAGKVIAETRAHLEQNGLQAALLSIWELVNRANQYVDQTAPFRLAKDPAQSKRLDEVLYNLAESCRILAILLAPFIPGTSERIYNQLGLSSAPEGISTAAWGGLAAGHTIGEPAALFPRKDKPPV; encoded by the coding sequence ATGAGTAAATGTTTTTACATCACAACTGCAATTTATTACGTCAATGGGGAAGCACATTTGGGCCATGCCTATGAAATGGTGATTGCCGATGTCATCGCACGGTCAAGGAGGAGCCTCGGCACAGAGGTATTCTTCCTGACTGGATTGGACGAACATGGGCAGAAGGTGCAACAAGCGGCACAATTCAAGGGCCTGAGTCCGCAGCAGTACTGTGACGAACTCTCCTTAATCTGGAGAACCATGGCGCAAAAACTCGAACTCACCATCGATGATTTTGTTCGCACAACCGAACCGCGTCATAAGGAGGTGGTCCAGGCAATCCTTTCCAAGCTCAATAACGAGGGACATTTTTACAAGGCGGCCTATAAAGGTTACTACTCCACCAGGGAGGAAACTTTTCTCACGGAAAAGGACCGTCTGCCCGACGGCAACTTCCCCGCTTCTTATGGTGAAGTCACTGAACTACAGGAGGAGAACTATTATTTTAAACTCAAGGATCACCAACAATGGTTGATTGATTATATTGAGTCGACTCCCTCTTTCATCCAACCGGAGTACCGACGAAATGAAGTCCTCGGTTTTCTGAAGAACAATACCCTTGAAGACTTGTGTATCACCCGTCCGATAAATCGGTTAAATTGGGGGATTCCGGTTCCTTTTGATACAAACTTTGTGACCTATGTGTGGTTCGATGCGCTGGTAAACTACATTAGCATTCCAGCGGCTCACGGCGATCCGGTTGTACTTTCTGCACTCGGCAGAACAGGCCAAGGCCTTCCCCTATGGCCGGCAGACACTCATGTCATCGGCAAGGACATTCTCAAATTTCATTCCGTGTACTGGCCCATCATGCTCAAAGCAATGGGACTGCCGTTGCCCCGGCAGCTTCTCGTTCATGGGTGGTGGCAGAAGGATGGTCAGAAACTTAGCAAAACCACCGGGAATGTCGTCGACCCGCTTGCGGTTGTTAATGAGTGGGGAATCGATGCCTTTCGCTTTTATGTAGTACGCGAACTGGCCATTGGTCCTGATGGAAACTGGACCGACGGAGGCTTTCAGGCTCGCTATCAGGCAGAATTGGCCAATGGACTGGGTAACCTTGTAAATCGCTCGCTGTCCATGCTCAAGCGCTATCGTAATGGCATTGTTCCGGAGCGTTCAGATGAACTGGCACCGGAAGCCGGCAAGGTAATAGCGGAAACCCGTGCGCATCTCGAACAAAACGGACTACAAGCAGCCCTGTTAAGTATTTGGGAATTGGTGAATCGTGCCAACCAATACGTGGATCAAACCGCCCCCTTCAGACTCGCAAAGGATCCCGCTCAATCCAAACGCCTCGACGAAGTCCTTTACAACCTTGCCGAGTCTTGCCGGATTTTGGCTATCTTACTCGCTCCTTTCATACCCGGAACTTCCGAGCGAATTTACAACCAACTCGGTTTGAGCAGCGCACCTGAAGGAATTTCCACAGCCGCATGGGGCGGTCTTGCTGCAGGTCATACCATTGGCGAACCTGCAGCCTTGTTCCCACGAAAAGATAAGCCCCCGGTTTAG
- a CDS encoding DUF5069 domain-containing protein, with the protein MEVWPALKKFGEGVIYIEFGHLVWMQNYGNMNANLDKVKKMARDLRQEEPRSPDAELGGHQLAARCLDKCRATLVGWQGDFKYGCPMDREFLDDTGLDVQEFKDYVATGATDKEVDAWIREHANARA; encoded by the coding sequence ATGGAGGTGTGGCCCGCGTTGAAGAAATTTGGTGAGGGAGTAATTTATATTGAATTTGGACATTTAGTTTGGATGCAAAATTATGGAAATATGAATGCAAATCTCGATAAAGTGAAAAAAATGGCCCGAGATTTACGCCAGGAGGAACCCCGCTCGCCAGACGCGGAACTAGGAGGGCATCAACTGGCGGCGCGTTGCCTGGATAAATGCCGTGCAACCCTTGTTGGATGGCAGGGTGATTTCAAGTATGGATGTCCGATGGATCGAGAATTCCTTGATGACACTGGTCTGGATGTTCAAGAATTCAAAGATTATGTGGCGACTGGCGCAACTGATAAAGAAGTAGATGCGTGGATCAGGGAACATGCAAATGCACGAGCATAA
- the ggt gene encoding gamma-glutamyltransferase: MKLTRPLIVLTSQIIPLVITLLTCRVSLAAAAAHGTNGMVASVNPIATQAGVNVLKSGGNAIDAAVAVALTLGVVDGDNSGIGGGCFMLIYRTNGTIVAIDGREMAPAAASRDMFIRNGKADTELSQMGALASGVPGALAAYDYAETKYGRKKLKELLLPAADIAERGFKLDEHYAARLRGSAKYLGRFESSKAVFFKPDGQVLGEGDLLKQPDLATSYRSIAGQGVDWFYHGAFGEAVENWMQRNGGIMTAKDLANYRIVLRDAIQSPYHQFNVVSFPPPSSGGVHVTEILNILEHFDLKSMDEATRLHVIAEAMKLAFADRAFWLGDPDFVKVPVGLVDKKYAADLAGKIDLKRVTMVETHGTPDDWQNNLFKKHTTHFSVADAEGNWVACTATVNTGFGSKVVIPGTGVIMNNEMDDFSTQPGATNFFGLVGAKANAVAPGKRPLSSMSPTIVLKNGKPIVALGAAGGPTIISQVALELVCMLDLGMPPEVAIAQPRIHHQWYPAQLSVEKSLPQKVQKALEAMGHRLEVKQTIGVSQIVARNQDGDGFVGVADPRVSGKAQGW; the protein is encoded by the coding sequence ATGAAACTAACTCGACCATTAATCGTACTGACCTCCCAGATAATCCCTTTGGTTATTACGTTGCTGACCTGTCGTGTCAGCCTGGCTGCGGCAGCCGCGCACGGGACCAATGGAATGGTGGCAAGCGTGAATCCGATTGCGACGCAGGCAGGAGTGAATGTGCTCAAGAGCGGCGGCAATGCGATTGATGCAGCAGTGGCGGTCGCTTTGACCTTGGGGGTGGTGGACGGCGATAACTCGGGCATTGGTGGGGGATGCTTCATGTTGATTTACCGCACCAATGGGACCATCGTAGCCATTGATGGTCGCGAGATGGCGCCGGCTGCGGCGAGCCGCGACATGTTCATCCGGAACGGAAAAGCGGATACCGAGCTGAGTCAAATGGGTGCTCTAGCCAGCGGCGTACCTGGTGCGTTGGCAGCTTATGATTATGCGGAAACGAAATACGGTCGGAAGAAGCTGAAGGAATTATTGCTGCCAGCTGCCGACATTGCAGAAAGAGGGTTCAAACTGGATGAGCACTACGCCGCCAGACTTAGGGGATCAGCAAAATATTTGGGACGCTTCGAATCCAGTAAAGCGGTGTTTTTCAAACCAGATGGCCAGGTGCTTGGCGAAGGCGATCTGCTAAAACAACCTGACTTGGCCACCAGTTACCGAAGCATAGCCGGGCAGGGGGTGGACTGGTTTTATCATGGAGCTTTCGGAGAAGCCGTTGAAAATTGGATGCAACGCAACGGCGGCATCATGACCGCCAAAGATCTGGCTAATTATCGCATTGTGCTCAGAGATGCGATTCAATCACCTTATCATCAATTCAACGTCGTTTCCTTTCCGCCGCCGAGTTCGGGCGGTGTGCATGTTACCGAAATTCTAAATATCCTGGAACATTTTGATTTGAAATCCATGGATGAAGCCACTCGTCTGCACGTCATTGCCGAAGCGATGAAACTGGCCTTCGCTGATCGCGCTTTCTGGTTGGGTGATCCGGACTTTGTGAAAGTGCCGGTTGGGCTGGTTGATAAAAAGTATGCCGCTGATCTTGCCGGCAAAATCGATCTCAAGCGTGTCACGATGGTGGAGACGCACGGGACGCCAGACGATTGGCAAAACAATTTATTTAAAAAGCATACCACTCATTTTTCGGTGGCTGATGCTGAAGGAAACTGGGTTGCTTGCACAGCGACTGTGAATACGGGGTTTGGGTCAAAAGTGGTGATTCCTGGCACGGGAGTCATCATGAACAATGAGATGGATGATTTTTCCACGCAACCCGGAGCGACAAATTTCTTTGGCCTGGTCGGAGCGAAAGCAAATGCTGTGGCCCCAGGAAAACGGCCACTTTCCAGCATGAGCCCAACGATTGTATTAAAAAACGGAAAACCAATTGTGGCGTTGGGAGCCGCAGGTGGTCCTACCATCATTTCACAGGTGGCGTTGGAGTTGGTATGTATGCTCGATCTTGGCATGCCTCCCGAGGTGGCAATAGCCCAGCCGCGCATTCATCACCAATGGTATCCGGCCCAGCTTTCCGTCGAAAAAAGCCTGCCTCAGAAGGTGCAAAAAGCCCTCGAAGCGATGGGCCATCGTTTGGAGGTAAAGCAAACCATCGGAGTATCACAGATTGTCGCAAGGAACCAGGATGGCGACGGATTCGTGGGGGTGGCTGATCCCCGTGTATCCGGCAAGGCTCAAGGCTGGTAA
- a CDS encoding sodium/glutamate symporter, producing MNSISAWVLLLFAVPVILVGEFLFRRVKFLSHFNIPIPVVGGMLIALMVLGLNVSANASGHGKIQFATKVDARWWTWLVTPETEWRKAPMIDVQLPFLVGFFTCIGLNASWQLVRRGGVQVIVLLVLATVLAILQNILGITLAYGLHVPPLMGVICGSLTLTGGPGTALGFAPTLAEAGVADAAVIAIVAATFGIFVSSLIGGPVGSRLIRSKNLQVRASGGELTMTTPPVPSSFIGDLRTLAGLGWMFFVHLLLLFLAIKTGAWLSYFMRQAHLTFPVYMGAMIVGMVLRNVIDFSGWRIIDPRVISRMDSVLLALFIAMAMMSLNLAKLAGTALPMTVILLAQIVLMIVFARYVTFPIMGRDYDAAIMTAGHIGFGLGITPNAVANMKSLVESFGPSPQAFLVVPIVGAFLIDFTNALTINGFINLFK from the coding sequence ATGAACAGCATTTCGGCATGGGTTTTGTTGCTGTTTGCCGTTCCGGTGATCCTGGTGGGTGAGTTTCTGTTTCGCCGGGTTAAGTTTCTTTCGCACTTCAATATTCCCATCCCAGTGGTTGGAGGCATGCTGATTGCATTAATGGTGCTGGGCCTCAATGTTTCGGCTAATGCGTCAGGCCATGGGAAAATTCAATTTGCGACGAAAGTGGATGCGCGCTGGTGGACATGGCTGGTGACTCCGGAAACCGAGTGGAGAAAAGCCCCGATGATCGACGTGCAACTGCCCTTCCTGGTTGGGTTTTTTACCTGTATAGGATTGAACGCGAGCTGGCAGTTGGTGCGCCGTGGCGGGGTGCAGGTGATTGTGCTGCTGGTGCTGGCGACAGTGCTGGCCATCCTGCAAAATATTCTAGGAATTACCTTGGCTTATGGTCTGCACGTCCCGCCCTTGATGGGGGTGATTTGTGGCAGCCTGACGCTGACCGGAGGACCAGGCACGGCACTGGGTTTTGCGCCGACACTGGCGGAAGCCGGTGTGGCCGATGCCGCCGTGATCGCCATTGTAGCGGCTACATTCGGGATATTTGTTTCCAGTTTGATCGGAGGGCCCGTCGGCAGTCGTTTGATTCGCTCCAAGAACCTCCAAGTCCGGGCAAGTGGCGGCGAATTGACGATGACAACACCTCCAGTGCCTTCGAGCTTCATAGGCGACCTGCGGACACTTGCGGGCCTGGGCTGGATGTTTTTCGTACACCTGTTGCTTCTGTTCCTTGCCATCAAGACAGGGGCATGGCTGAGCTATTTTATGCGGCAGGCGCATCTGACTTTTCCCGTTTATATGGGAGCAATGATCGTTGGCATGGTCTTGCGTAACGTCATTGATTTCAGCGGATGGAGAATCATTGACCCGCGTGTTATCAGCCGGATGGATTCGGTTTTGCTCGCGTTGTTTATCGCCATGGCGATGATGAGTTTGAATCTTGCAAAGCTGGCTGGCACTGCGCTGCCTATGACTGTGATTCTTTTGGCACAAATTGTGCTAATGATTGTTTTTGCGCGTTACGTGACCTTTCCGATCATGGGCAGAGATTATGACGCTGCCATAATGACTGCAGGCCATATTGGTTTTGGCCTGGGAATCACTCCGAACGCGGTTGCGAACATGAAATCGCTCGTCGAATCGTTCGGTCCGTCACCACAGGCATTTCTGGTTGTGCCCATTGTTGGGGCATTTTTGATTGATTTTACCAATGCCTTAACCATCAATGGATTTATTAATTTGTTTAAGTAG
- a CDS encoding NAD(P)H-dependent amine dehydrogenase family protein yields the protein MSKKIKVAQYGLGPIGIESLKLAASKSWIEIVGGIDIDPNKVGKDLGEITKIENLKGRLVYRSLDELIAGNKPDVVFHTTVSKFKAAYDQLEPLARHGISVVSTCEELLYPQLLNADLAARLDKIARDNHSRIIGTGVNPGFVMDVLPVCMTGVSRDVREIHVQRVVNASTRREPLQRKIGSGWTPEEFRQRFKEGKAGHAGLKESLALIAHCMNWKYTDLTEVGDAMVADADIKTQFLEVKKGQCCGLHQRAEAKVNGKVALTLDLKMYLDAKNPHDAIQIEGEPPLDVVVNGGVAGDHATVAALINTAGRIQKAPAGLLLMTDLPVPVWR from the coding sequence ATGAGCAAAAAGATTAAAGTTGCGCAGTATGGCTTGGGACCCATCGGTATCGAATCCTTGAAGCTCGCTGCTTCGAAATCCTGGATTGAAATTGTCGGCGGGATCGATATCGATCCCAACAAGGTCGGCAAGGATTTGGGTGAGATAACAAAAATCGAAAACCTTAAAGGCCGCCTGGTTTATCGTTCATTGGATGAACTCATTGCCGGGAATAAGCCAGACGTGGTGTTCCACACCACTGTTTCGAAATTTAAAGCTGCCTACGATCAATTGGAACCGCTTGCACGCCATGGCATCAGCGTCGTCTCTACCTGCGAAGAACTGCTCTATCCTCAATTGCTCAATGCGGACCTGGCTGCCAGGCTGGACAAAATCGCCAGGGATAATCACTCCCGCATCATCGGCACAGGTGTGAATCCCGGATTCGTCATGGATGTTCTTCCAGTCTGCATGACTGGGGTAAGCCGCGACGTGCGCGAGATTCATGTGCAACGCGTCGTGAATGCCTCCACCCGTCGCGAGCCGTTGCAACGGAAGATCGGCAGCGGATGGACGCCGGAAGAGTTTCGTCAACGATTCAAGGAAGGCAAGGCTGGGCACGCAGGCCTTAAGGAATCATTAGCCTTGATCGCCCATTGCATGAATTGGAAATATACCGATTTAACCGAAGTCGGTGACGCGATGGTGGCGGATGCCGACATCAAGACTCAATTTCTCGAGGTAAAAAAAGGCCAGTGCTGCGGCCTGCATCAACGTGCGGAAGCCAAAGTAAATGGCAAAGTGGCGCTTACCCTCGACTTAAAAATGTACTTGGACGCCAAAAACCCTCACGATGCCATCCAGATCGAAGGTGAACCGCCTCTCGATGTGGTTGTAAACGGCGGTGTTGCTGGCGACCACGCCACAGTTGCCGCCTTGATCAACACTGCTGGCCGCATCCAGAAGGCACCTGCCGGTTTGTTGCTGATGACTGACCTGCCCGTTCCCGTCTGGCGCTGA